The nucleotide sequence GTGGTGGTCGCCTATCTGCTGCTGATTGTGTTTTTCCTGGTCATGCTTAACCTCGTGGTGGACATCGTCTACACCGTGCTGGACCCCCGCGTACGATTGGACGGACGACGATGACAACGACCGCTACTCCCCGGACGGCGGCCACGCCGCCCGCGCCCGTCGCGAAGGAAGCCGGCCCCTGGCGCCGCTTCCTGGAGGACTTCTTCGCCAGCAAGCTGGCCACGCTGGGCCTGGTGGTCCTGGTGGCGATGATCCTGGCGGTGCTGCTGGCGCCCTGGATCGCGCCGCAGAATCCGTATGACATCGGCAGCCTGGACATCATGGACGCCAAGCTGCCGCCGGGCAGCGAGAACGTTGCCGGCGACATGACCTATTGGCTGGGCACCGACGGCCAGGCGCGCGACATGTTGTCCGCAATTCTCTACGGCTTGCGCACCAGCTTGATGGTGGGCTGTATTTCGGTGTTCTTCGCCTTTGTCATCGGCGCCACGGTGGGCCTGGTGGCCGCGTATTTCGGCGGGCGCGTGGACGCGCTGTTGATGCGCATCGCCGATATCCAGCTGTCGTTTCCGTCCATCCTAGTCGCCCTGATCCTGCTTTCCATCCTGGGCTCGGGCGTGGACAAGGTAATCATCGCCTTGATCGTCGTGCAGTGGGCGTATTTCGCCCGCACCGCGCGCGGCGCGGCGCTGGTGGAGCGCGGCAAGGAATACGTCGAAGCCGCGCGGTGCATGTCGCTGGGCTCGTGGCGCATATTGCGGCGCCACCTGCTGCCCAACTGCATGCCGCCCTTGATCGTGGTCGCCACCATAGACCTGGCACACGCCATCGCGCTGGAAGCCACCCTGTCTTTCCTGGGCGTGGGCGTCCCCGTGACGGAGCCTTCGCTGGGCATGCTGATCTCCAACGGCTTCGAATTCCTGATGTCCGGACGCTACTGGATCTCGTTTTTCCCCGGCGTGGCCCTGGCCATCGCCATCATCGCCATCAATCTGGTCGGCGACCATCTGCGCGATGTACTGAATCCGCGCAACGCGTCGTAAGGAGGCCGCGATGACGACGATGACTAGCGCCTCTTCCAGCGCGCCGGACGCGGCGGCGCGCCAGGGGGCGCGCGTACTGGACGTGTCCGGATTGCGCACCCATTTCTTCACGCGGGCCGGCGTGGTCAAGGCCGTGGACGGCGTGGACCTGAGCCTGGGCGAAGGCGAAATCCTGGGGCTGGTGGGCGAATCCGGGTCCGGCAAGAGCATCACGGGTTTTTCGCTGATCGGCCTGATCGACGAACCCGGCCGCATCGTGGATGGCTCCATCCGCTTCGATGGCCGGGAGCTGCGCGGCGCATCGCCGGCCCAGATGCGCGCGCTGCGCGGCAACGACATCGCCATGATCTTCCAGGATCCGATGATGACGCTGAATCCGGTCCTGCGCGTGGATACCCAGATGATAGAGGCCATCCAGGCGCATCGCCGGATGGACAGGGCGGCGGCCCGGCAGCGCGCCCGCGACGTGCTGGCGATGGTGGGCATCCCCGCGCCCGACGAGCGGCTGCGCGCCTATCCGCACCAGCTGTCCGGGGGCATGCGCCAGCGCGTGGCGATCGCCATCGCGCTGCTGAACGCGCCACGCGTGATCATCGCCGACGAGCCCACCACGGCGCTGGACGTGACCATCCAGGGCCAGATCCTGTACGAAGTGCAGAAGCTGTGCCGCGATACCGGGACGGCGCTCCTGTGGATCACGCACGACCTGGCCGTCGTATCGGGACTGGCCGACCGCATCGCGGTGATGTACGCCGGCCGCGTCGTCGAAACCGGCACCACGGCCGAGGTCATCGGCCGTCCGCTGCATCCCTATACGCATGGCCTGATGATGTCCATCCCCACGCCGGAGACGCGCGGCCACGAACTGGCTTCGATTCCGGGCATGACGCCATCGCTGCTCAAACTGCCGGAGGGCTGTGCCTTCCGCACCCGCTGTCCGCGCGCCACCGACACCTGTCTGCGCGAGCCCGGCTCCGTCGAGTTCCGCCCCGGGCATTGGGTACGCTGCTGGCATGCCGGCGAACCGGAGGCACGATGAACGGGCAGACGACTCCTATCCTGGCGCTGCGCGGCGCGGAGATGCGCTTCGTGCAGCCGGTCGACCTGGCCGGCCGCATCGCCAACCTGTTCGGCGCCGGGCTGCGCAAGACCGTGGTGCATGCCGTGGCGGGCGTGGACCTGGACGTGATGCCCGGTGAAGTGATCGGCGTGGTCGGCGAATCCGGATGCGGCAAGTCCACGCTGGGCAGGATGATCAGCGGCATCCTGCCGCCTACCTCGGGCAGCATTGCCTACGCCGGCCAGCCCGTGGCCGGCATGGACGACCGGCAGCGCCGCGCGTATGAGCTGGGCGTGCAGATGATCTTCCAGGATCCCTATGCATCGCTGAATCCGCGCATGCGGGTGGAAGAAATCATCGGCGAAGCGCCCATGGTCCACGGCCTGGTGGGCCGCCGCGAACGCAAGGAATATGTAGCCGGATTGATGCGACAGGTCGGCCTGGACCCGGCCTACGCGCAACGCTATCCGCACCAGTTTTCCGGCGGACAGCGACAGCGCATCGGCATCGCGCGCGCCCTGGCCCTGAAGCCCAGGGTCATCGTCTGCGACGAGGCCGTGGCGGCGCTCGATGTCTCGATCCAGGCGCAGGTGCTGAACCTGTTCGGCAAACTGCGTCGCGAACTGGACCTGACCTATCTGTTCATCAGCCACAACCTGGGCGTGGTCAGCCATATTTCGGATCGCGTCGCCATCATGTACCTGGGACGCATCGTCGAGCTCGCGTCCACGGAACAGGTCTTCAAGCACGCCAATCATCCCTATACCCAGGCCTTGCTGAAAGAGCTGCCGACCTTGAATCCCGAGCGGCGCAACTTCCGCCCCATACAGGGCGAGCTGCCGTCGCCGCTGGCGCCCCCGCCGGGCTGTACCTTCCATCCGCGCTGTCCGCATGCGATGGACCGGTGCCGGCAGGAAAGGCCGGCCCTGCGCGAAGTCGCGCCGGGCCAGCTCAGCGCCTGCCATCTGAACGATCTGCCCGCCGCCGCGCCGCGGCCGGTTGCCTTCCACGCGAGTTCCGTCGCCACGCAGAGCTGAAAACCATGCGCACCGCCGATACGCCCTTCGCTCCCTATACACGCATCGGGCCGCGTGGCACGCCGCTGCCGCTGATCTGCGATTCGCCGCACAGCGGCGTCACCTATCCCGCGGACTTCGGCTATGCCATCGAGCCGGATGTGCTGCGCACCGGCGAAGACACGCACGTCGACGAGTTGTGGCAGGCCATACCCGACGTCGGCGGGACATTGATCCTGGCCGAATTCCCGCGCACCTATATCGATCCCAACCGCGAGCCGGACGATATCGATCCGCGCCTGCTGGCCGAAGCCTGGCCCGGCGCGATCAATCCCTCCGAAAAAAGCCGCATCGGGCATGGACTGATCTGGGGCAAGGCGGGTGGCCGCCGCATCTACGATCGCAAGTTGTCGGTGGAGGAAGTGCGCCATCGCATCGAGGCCTACCACCAGCCTTACCACGCCGCCCTGAACCGCGACATCGAGGCGGCCTACAAGCAGTTCGGCGCCGTCTGGCACTTGAATCTGCACTCCATGCCCTCGGATTCCTACGAGGTCCTGCAGGTCCCCGGCGGCGGCCAGCTCGCCGATTTCGTGCTCGGCGACCGCGACGGCACCACGTGCGAGCCCGAACTCGTGGACGTGGTGGAAAACTCCTTGCGCGCCAGCGGCTATACGGTCGCGCGCAACGATCCCTTCAAGGGCGTGGCGCTCATCGCCCGGCTGGGCAAGCCCGCGCAGCGGCGCCATAGCCTGCAGATCGAAATCCATCGCGGGCAGTACATGAATGAACGGACGTTCGAAAAGAACGAGAAATTCCCGGCCATGCAGGCCGCACTGACCAAGGCGGCGCAAGACGTCGCGCTATACATTCAAAGGCAGCTATGAAAACCCTGGACGAAATCGAACGCGCGCACGGCGAGCTCACGGCGATACGCCGTGACATCCACGCGCATCCCGAACTGGCCTTCGAAGAAACCCGGACCTCCGCGCTGGTGGCGGAAAAATTGCGCGGCTGGGGCATCGAGGTGCACACCGGCTTCGGCAAGACCGGCATCGTGGGCGTGTTGCACGGCGCCGGCGGCAAGGGCAGGACCATAGGTTTGCGCGCCGACATGGACGCCCTGCCCATGCCCGAGAACAACCGCTTCGCGCACAAGTCGACCATCTCCGGCCGCATGCACGGCTGTGGCCATGACGGCCATACCACCATGCTGCTGGGCGCCGCGCAGTACCTGGCCGCGCACCGCGATTTCAAGGGCACGGTCGTGTTCATCTTCCAGCCCGCCGAAGAGAACGGCAATGCCGGCGCGCGGGCAATGATGCAGGACGGCCTGTTCGACAAATTCCCGTGCGATGCGGTCTTCGGCATCCACAATATGCCGGGCATGCCGGTGAACCAGTTCGGCATCCGCCCCGGCCCGACCATGGCCTCCAGCAACCGTTTCACCATCACGATCAAGGGCGTGGGCGGCCATGCGGCCCAGCCGCACAAGACGGTGGACACCATTGTCATCGCTTCGGAGATGGTCGGCGTGCTGCAGAGCGTGGTGTCGCGCAACCGGAACCCGCTGGACACCGCGGTGCTGACGGTCACGCAGATCCACGCCGGCGATTCCTTCAACGTGATTCCGGCCGAAGCCGTTATCCGCGGCACGGTGCGCACCTACACCACCGAAGTCCTGGACATGATCGAGGACGCGATCCGCCGCATCGCCACGACGCTGCCGCAAGTCTATGGCGGGTCTGGCGAACTGGATTTCGTGCGTGCCTACCCGCCGCTGGTGAACTGGGAAAAAGAGGCGGATTTCGCCGCCCAGGTGGCGGAGTCGGCGTTCGGCAAAGAGGCCGTCAACCGTGCGGTGCCACCTTTCATGGGCGCGGAAGATTTCTCTTTCTTCCTGGAGAAGGTGCCCGGCTGCTATATCTTCCTGGGCAATGGCGAAGGCGAACACCGCCTGGAGTCATATCACGGCATGGGCCCCTGCACCTTGCACAACCCCAACTACGACTTCAACGACGCGCTGCTGCCGGTGGGTGCGACGTACTGGGTGAAGCTGGTCCAGACTTTCCTGGCACAGGCCTGAGTCCAAGCGCCGCAGGCGGCATGCGTGCGTGCCCTTCGGCGTCTCGCCGCGGCCGGTGCGCGTCCGGCAGCCACGCGCTTCAGGCCTGGGCGGCCCGGATGCGCGGCAGGCTCATTTCGATCCAGTCCGCCAGCAGGCGGACTTTTTCCGCGCACTCCTGCCCCAGCGGCGTCAGCCGGTATTCCACGTGGGGCGGCACTACCTGGTAGGCCTTGCGATCCACCAGGCCGTCGGCTTCCAGCCATTGCAGTGTCTGCGCCAGCATCCGTTCGCTGACGCCGCCTATCGCGCGCTTGAGTTCACTGAAGCGGTGCATGCGCTGTTCGAGCGCGATCAGCACCAGCACGCCCCAGCGGCTGGTGACGTGCTTGAGCACTTCGCGCGACGGGCAGTCCGGCGCCATCAGGTCGCCGCGCGCCAGGCGGGCGGACAAGGAAGTGGGCGGCGTTTCGCCGGAAACGGGATCTCTCGGAGCCATGGCACTTACGTTCATGTACGTACTTACGAATCGTAAGTAATACTGCTAGATTGCCTTCGTCGTCAATTCGAAGGGAGTTTCGCCATGACTATCGCCATTACGGGCGCGACGGGGCAGCTGGGCAGACTGGTCATCCAGCGTTTGCTTGCCGTCATGCCCGCCGCGGATCTGCTTGCCCTGGTCCGGTCGCCGGACAAGGCCGCCAGCCTGGGCGTGGCGGCCCGGCACGCCGACTACAACCGGCCGGAAACCTTGGGGCCCGCGTTGGCCGGCGTCGAGACCCTGCTGCTGATTTCCGGCAACGAGGTCGGCCAGCGCATCGCGCAACACCGCAACGTGGTGGACGCGGCCACCGCCGCCGGCGTGAAGCGCGTGGTCTACACCAGCCTGCTGCACGCGGATACGTCGACGCTTAGCCTGGCCCCCGAGCACCTGCAGACGGAAAACGCGATCAGGGGCTCGGGCATGGCCTATACGATCCTCCGCAACGGCTGGTACGTGGAGAACCATACCGGCGCCATTCCGAACGCGCTGGCCACCGGCGTCCTGCCGGGCAGCGCGGGGGCGGGCAGGTTCTCCGCCGCGGCGCGCGCCGATTACGCGGAGGCCGCCGCCGCCGTGCTGACGGGGGCCGGGCACGACAACAGGATCTACGAGCTCGCGGCCGATACGGCCTACACCCACGCCGAGTTCGCGGCGGAGGTCTCGCGGCAGTCGGGCAAGCCCGTGGCGTACAAGGATGTGCCGCAGGAGGAGTATGCGGCCGCGCTGGCTGGCGCCGGCTTGCCGGCCCCCGTGGCGCAGGCCATCGCCAGCTGGGATGCCGCGGCGGCGGGCGACGTACTGTTCGACGGCAGCCGGCAACTGTCGCGCTTGATCGGCCGCCCCACGACCCCGCTGTCGACCGCCATCTCGCACGCCCTGGCCTAGCCGGCCACGGCGGTCAGTCGCGCGGCGGACGCTGCGGGAAGCTGCGTTCGAAGACGCCTTCGGCGATGCGGTTTTTGAGGATCTCGATCGAACCGCCGGCGATCATCCATCCACGGCAGCGGCGCACGCAGTATTCGACCAGCGATTCTCGGCTATAGCCCATGCCGCCCAGGACCTGCAGCGCTTCGTTGGCCACGTCGAACCCGGCCTGGTTGCAATAGGCCTTGGCGATGGCGGTTTCGGTGGGCGACGGAAAGCCCGTGTCGGCATTGGACGCCGCCCGGTACAGCAGCAGCTGGCCGGCGTCCAGTTTGATGCGCATGTCCGCGAACTTCCATTGCAGGCCCTGGAATTCGCACAGCAGGCGGCCGAATTGCTTGCGCTGCAGCGCCCAGGCGCGCGCCTCTTCGTAGGCGTAGCGTCCCAGCGCCAGCGAGCGCGCGGTGTTGCCGATGCGCTCGACGTTGAAGCCGGCGATCTGTTTCTTGAAACCGCCCTCGCCCAGCACGACCATGTCGTTGGGCACGTATACGTTGTCGAAGAAGATCTCGGCCCATTCCTCGCCCGACATAAAGGCAGAGCGCTTGCCCAGGCGCACGCCATCCGCGCGTGTATCGACCAGTACCGAGCCTATGCCCTGCGTGCCGGGGCCGAAGCGCACGTAGGCCAGGATCACGTCGGCGTGCGGTCCGTGGGTGGTGAAGATCTTCGAACCATTGATGCGCCAGCCATCGCCGTCGCGCGTGGCGCTGGTCTTCAGTTCGGTCACGGCGGAGCCGGCTTCCGGCTCGGTCATGCCCACGGAGATCAGCTTTTCCCCGGCCAGCAGCGGGCGCAGGTACTTTTCCTTCTGCAAGTCGTTGCCGTACTCGGCCAGCACGCGGATGGGGCCGAAATTGCCCGCCTGCACGACGTCGGCGCTGCGCGGGCAGACCGAGGCGATGGTCTCGATGGCGATGACCGCATCCATCAGCGATCCCCCCACGCCGCCGTTGGCTTCGCTGATGGTGATACCCAGCAAGCCCTGCCGCGCCATCGAGCGCGCGACGTCCCAGGGATATTCGTTGGCGTGCGCGCGGTCGCGCGCGCCGTCGCGCAACTCGTTTTCCGCGTAGCGACGCACGGCGTCCTGGAAGTCGCGTTGTTCGGGGGTCAGTTGAAAGTCCATATCGATGCGTCCTTCGTTTTGTCTGGCGGGCGGGCCGCCGCTATTCCAGGTGCAGCAATCCATCGACCGCGACCACGCCATCGGCGCGCACGAACAATGGGTTGATTTCCGCTTCGGCGACGGTGGCGCCTTGCACCATCGCCAGGCGCGAGAACGCGGCGATGGCGCGTGCCAGCGCATCGCAGTCGCCGCGCG is from Bordetella bronchialis and encodes:
- a CDS encoding ABC transporter ATP-binding protein, coding for MNGQTTPILALRGAEMRFVQPVDLAGRIANLFGAGLRKTVVHAVAGVDLDVMPGEVIGVVGESGCGKSTLGRMISGILPPTSGSIAYAGQPVAGMDDRQRRAYELGVQMIFQDPYASLNPRMRVEEIIGEAPMVHGLVGRRERKEYVAGLMRQVGLDPAYAQRYPHQFSGGQRQRIGIARALALKPRVIVCDEAVAALDVSIQAQVLNLFGKLRRELDLTYLFISHNLGVVSHISDRVAIMYLGRIVELASTEQVFKHANHPYTQALLKELPTLNPERRNFRPIQGELPSPLAPPPGCTFHPRCPHAMDRCRQERPALREVAPGQLSACHLNDLPAAAPRPVAFHASSVATQS
- a CDS encoding SDR family oxidoreductase; this encodes MTIAITGATGQLGRLVIQRLLAVMPAADLLALVRSPDKAASLGVAARHADYNRPETLGPALAGVETLLLISGNEVGQRIAQHRNVVDAATAAGVKRVVYTSLLHADTSTLSLAPEHLQTENAIRGSGMAYTILRNGWYVENHTGAIPNALATGVLPGSAGAGRFSAAARADYAEAAAAVLTGAGHDNRIYELAADTAYTHAEFAAEVSRQSGKPVAYKDVPQEEYAAALAGAGLPAPVAQAIASWDAAAAGDVLFDGSRQLSRLIGRPTTPLSTAISHALA
- a CDS encoding winged helix-turn-helix transcriptional regulator; this encodes MAPRDPVSGETPPTSLSARLARGDLMAPDCPSREVLKHVTSRWGVLVLIALEQRMHRFSELKRAIGGVSERMLAQTLQWLEADGLVDRKAYQVVPPHVEYRLTPLGQECAEKVRLLADWIEMSLPRIRAAQA
- a CDS encoding ABC transporter permease, with product MTTTATPRTAATPPAPVAKEAGPWRRFLEDFFASKLATLGLVVLVAMILAVLLAPWIAPQNPYDIGSLDIMDAKLPPGSENVAGDMTYWLGTDGQARDMLSAILYGLRTSLMVGCISVFFAFVIGATVGLVAAYFGGRVDALLMRIADIQLSFPSILVALILLSILGSGVDKVIIALIVVQWAYFARTARGAALVERGKEYVEAARCMSLGSWRILRRHLLPNCMPPLIVVATIDLAHAIALEATLSFLGVGVPVTEPSLGMLISNGFEFLMSGRYWISFFPGVALAIAIIAINLVGDHLRDVLNPRNAS
- a CDS encoding ABC transporter ATP-binding protein, which gives rise to MTSASSSAPDAAARQGARVLDVSGLRTHFFTRAGVVKAVDGVDLSLGEGEILGLVGESGSGKSITGFSLIGLIDEPGRIVDGSIRFDGRELRGASPAQMRALRGNDIAMIFQDPMMTLNPVLRVDTQMIEAIQAHRRMDRAAARQRARDVLAMVGIPAPDERLRAYPHQLSGGMRQRVAIAIALLNAPRVIIADEPTTALDVTIQGQILYEVQKLCRDTGTALLWITHDLAVVSGLADRIAVMYAGRVVETGTTAEVIGRPLHPYTHGLMMSIPTPETRGHELASIPGMTPSLLKLPEGCAFRTRCPRATDTCLREPGSVEFRPGHWVRCWHAGEPEAR
- a CDS encoding acyl-CoA dehydrogenase family protein; this encodes MDFQLTPEQRDFQDAVRRYAENELRDGARDRAHANEYPWDVARSMARQGLLGITISEANGGVGGSLMDAVIAIETIASVCPRSADVVQAGNFGPIRVLAEYGNDLQKEKYLRPLLAGEKLISVGMTEPEAGSAVTELKTSATRDGDGWRINGSKIFTTHGPHADVILAYVRFGPGTQGIGSVLVDTRADGVRLGKRSAFMSGEEWAEIFFDNVYVPNDMVVLGEGGFKKQIAGFNVERIGNTARSLALGRYAYEEARAWALQRKQFGRLLCEFQGLQWKFADMRIKLDAGQLLLYRAASNADTGFPSPTETAIAKAYCNQAGFDVANEALQVLGGMGYSRESLVEYCVRRCRGWMIAGGSIEILKNRIAEGVFERSFPQRPPRD
- a CDS encoding N-formylglutamate amidohydrolase; translation: MRTADTPFAPYTRIGPRGTPLPLICDSPHSGVTYPADFGYAIEPDVLRTGEDTHVDELWQAIPDVGGTLILAEFPRTYIDPNREPDDIDPRLLAEAWPGAINPSEKSRIGHGLIWGKAGGRRIYDRKLSVEEVRHRIEAYHQPYHAALNRDIEAAYKQFGAVWHLNLHSMPSDSYEVLQVPGGGQLADFVLGDRDGTTCEPELVDVVENSLRASGYTVARNDPFKGVALIARLGKPAQRRHSLQIEIHRGQYMNERTFEKNEKFPAMQAALTKAAQDVALYIQRQL
- a CDS encoding M20 aminoacylase family protein, which encodes MKTLDEIERAHGELTAIRRDIHAHPELAFEETRTSALVAEKLRGWGIEVHTGFGKTGIVGVLHGAGGKGRTIGLRADMDALPMPENNRFAHKSTISGRMHGCGHDGHTTMLLGAAQYLAAHRDFKGTVVFIFQPAEENGNAGARAMMQDGLFDKFPCDAVFGIHNMPGMPVNQFGIRPGPTMASSNRFTITIKGVGGHAAQPHKTVDTIVIASEMVGVLQSVVSRNRNPLDTAVLTVTQIHAGDSFNVIPAEAVIRGTVRTYTTEVLDMIEDAIRRIATTLPQVYGGSGELDFVRAYPPLVNWEKEADFAAQVAESAFGKEAVNRAVPPFMGAEDFSFFLEKVPGCYIFLGNGEGEHRLESYHGMGPCTLHNPNYDFNDALLPVGATYWVKLVQTFLAQA